The following coding sequences lie in one Lolium perenne isolate Kyuss_39 chromosome 2, Kyuss_2.0, whole genome shotgun sequence genomic window:
- the LOC127335814 gene encoding cysteine-rich repeat secretory protein 38, whose protein sequence is MALTRCFPILLLVAMTATAGASEDRADFYVSKCYPPPTPTADNGGAFRGNLLYLLDALPTVAAPTGFASLSLQNAGSAVTDRALVRGLCFGDSAPKPCRRCLSNAGKKITKQCGDASRRAGFWDERCFLGYAEGANFSSAGADDDFGAVVFSGDTVPSPDIVSVRRLEALAQSLAPRAAKGSVATADATTPATKGDTTAGNRTVRVLALCARDRAAADCASCLRDASLVVAKSWEVDGDAHGRVAAVLGSNCYLRFEISTSLLAIIRRMINDNPVLSAFVAFLIVLVIGAVIVHVFARRTTKARNNNRNAAAASPALGMSGIKTMK, encoded by the exons ATGGCGCTCACCCGCTGCTTCCCCATCCTCCTCCTAGTCGCCATGACGGCGACCGCCGGTGCCTCTGAGGACCGAGCCGACTTCTACGTGAGCAAGTGCTACCCGCCACCGACGCCCACCGCGGACAACGGCGGCGCGTTCCGCGGGAACCTCCTCTACCTCCTCGACGCCCTCCCTACAGTCGCCGCGCCGACGGGCTTCGCCTCCCTCTCCCTGCAGAACGCCGGCAGTGCCGTCACCGACCGCGCGTTAGTTCGTggcctctgcttcggcgactccgcgcCCAAGCCGTGCCGCCGCTGCCTGTCCAACGCCGGCAAGAAGATCACCAAGCAATGCGGCGACGCCAGCCGGCGCGCCGGCTTCTGGGACGAGCGCTGCTTCTTGGGCTACGCCGAAGGCGCCAACTTCTCCTCTGCCGGTGCGGACGACGACTTCGGCGCCGTGGTCTTCTCCGGCGACACTGTCCCGAGCCCCGACATCGTCAGCGTGCGGAGGCTCGAGGCGCTGGCGCAGTCCCTGGCCCCGCGGGCCGCGAAGGGTTCGGTGGCCACCGCCGACGCGACCACTCCGGCGACCAAAGGCGACACTACAGCTGGAAACCGCACGGTGCGTGTGCTGGCGCTGTGCGCGAGGGACCGCGCCGCGGCGGACTGCGCCAGTTGCCTGCGGGATGCGTCGCTAGTGGTGGCAAAGAGCTGGGAGGTGGACGGCGACGCTCATGGACGTGTGGCCGCGGTCCTCGGCTCGAACTGCTACCTGCGCTTCGAGATATCGACTTCATTGCTGGCCATCATCA GAAGGATGATAAACGATAATCCGGTTCTTTCCGCGTTCGTTGCCTTTCTGATTGTCTTGGTCATCGGCGCGGTGATCGTTCATGTCTTCGCTCGGAGGACGACGAAGGCCAGGAACAACAACAGGAATGCTGCAGCAGCATCGCCAG CTCTGGGCATGTCTGGCATAAAGACGATGAAATAA